Proteins encoded in a region of the Pristis pectinata isolate sPriPec2 chromosome 16, sPriPec2.1.pri, whole genome shotgun sequence genome:
- the spata2 gene encoding spermatogenesis-associated protein 2 — protein sequence MDPSKMRDTLFRKYVQICELKLSEKDLMLEDASLKKMAISLLDLYRQEPPERFKLFRFYDIVENSLKTLKTSSLSALLTAFRILETFCINLFLYPWKKEFKTIKTFTGHFVYYIKSAMCEDDVWNILYFIGYHYEKETYELKNKVNTNHVKFISFELFLAGIECENLLEIYSQIKIRGFSELNVVQERKNSTDDVKGCIDAMKRQRRSMEGLHTSVAQMDFCRSDNERLTNNFGKHLMYKPSPTDSEETYLEKQLSKVHLTPVHRKKEAVYDSYEDITDEIFRPTPSLLAMSSSPRGGSEEYLQSPNGSWRAETNLNTSFHAVDDLDLYTAEDSRSTLPQRWTEAGSSYSTRLTKSNEARVMYHETPRTTKESVASAVALKCQMCGISSGTSSCQKCDIVLCSQCPCRHEYPRAVSILTRSSSVQNDLSAGSTLKEKCAYATTSQYQEQLSSSKSTNILRCGFCDKPGAKFTCVNCSKVSCNDCKSDYHLDLCSKNKFHNFFPNSQLNFKSSKNYTVFR from the exons ATGGATCCAAGTAAAATGAGAGACACACTTTTTCGGAAATATGTACAGATTTGTGAATTGAAATTGAGTGAAAAAGATCTCATGTTGGAAGATGCAAGCCTTAAGAAGATGGCTATATCCTTACTTGATTTATATCGCCAAGAACCACCTGAGAGATTTAAGTTGTTCAGATTTTATGATATTGTGGAGAATTCCTTGAAGACGCTCAAAACATCAAGCTTAAGTGCACTTCTTACTGCCTTTAGAATTCTGGAAACCTTCTGCATTAACCTCTTTCTATATCCCtggaaaaaagaatttaaaactaTAAAG ACTTTTACAGGGCACTTTGTCTACTATATCAAATCTGCAATGTGTGAAGACGATGTCTGGAATATCCTATATTTTATAGGATATCACTATGAAAAGGAAACATATGAACTGAAAAACAAAGTAAACACTAATCATGTGAAATTCATTTCTTTCGAGCTTTTCTTGGCTGGAATTGAGTGTGAGAATTTACTTGAAATTTATTCACAAATTAAAATTAGGGGTTTTTCAGAGCTTAATGTAGTGCAAGAACGAAAGAACAGCACAGATGATGTGAAAGGTTGCATAGATGCCATGAAAAGACAACGAAGATCAATGGAAGGTTTGCATACATCAGTGGCTCAAATGGACTTCTGCCGATCGGACAATGAACGGTTAACAAACAATTTTGGGAAACACTTGATGTACAAACCTTCACCTACAGATAGTGAAGAAACTTATTTGGAAAAGCAGCTAAGTAAAGTTCATTTGACACCTGTACATCGTAAAAAAGAAGCAGTTTATGACTCTTATGAGGACATAACTGATGAAATTTTTCGTCCTACACCTTCACTTCTTGCTATGTCAAGTTCCCCTCGTGGAGGGTCAGAGGAATACTTACAGTCTCCCAATGGTAGCTGGAGAGCAGAAACCAATCTTAACACTTCTTTCCATGCAGTTGATGACTTGGATCTTTACACAGCTGAAGATTCCAGAAGCACTTTACCACAGAGGTGGACAGAAGCAGGAAGCAGTTACAGTACAAGATTGACAAAAAGTAATGAAGCAAGAGTTATGTACCATGAGACTCCACGTACAACCAAAGAAAGTGTAGCAAGTGCAGTTGCATTGAAGTGCCAAATGTGTGGAATATCCAGTGGAACCTCAAGTTGCCAAAAATGTGACATTGTTCTTTGCAGCCAATGCCCTTGTAGACATGAATATCCAAGAGCAGTGAGTATCTTAACACGTTCTTCATCTGTTCAAAATGATCTGTCTGCAGGTTCTACTCTGAAGGAGAAATGTGCATATGCTACCACATCACAGTATCAAGAGCAGTTATCCAGTTCCAAGAGCACCAATATATTGCGCTGTGGATTTTGTGACAAACCTGGTGCAAAGTTCACCTGTgtgaactgttcaaaagtctccTGTAATGATTGTAAGAGTGATTATCATTTGGATTTATGCAGCAAGAATAAGTTCCACAATTTCTTTCCAAACAGCCAGCTGAATTTCAAATCTAGTAAAAATTATACTGTTTTCAGATAA
- the rnf114 gene encoding E3 ubiquitin-protein ligase RNF114, with protein sequence MAMNFEEDASRRKDTGGDDKEALTCPVCLEIYENPMRIECNHIFCSSCLFALQKPKKPICAVCRFPLKGATRAIELERKLEVTLTNCSGCGTQVYMNKLRSHNATCAKYQEFISEGVKASMKDQHPSLSMPNRFTFTCPFCNAKNLDQDGLVEHCISNHTGEYAKKVCPICSSMPWGDPNFRSADLIQHLKIRHRFSYDTFVDYNVDEDEMLQEAIELSLQDRSMRY encoded by the exons ATGGCGATGAACTTCGAAGAGGACGCATCACGCCGTAAGGATACAGGAGGCGATGACAAAGAAGCTTTAACCTGCCCCGTTTGCTTAGAAATTTATGAAAATCCCATGCGAATCGAATGTAACCACAT ATTTTGCAGCAGTTGCCTGTTTGCACTACAGAAGCCAAAAAAGCCGATTTGTGCTGTATGTCGCTTCCCTCTGAAAGGTGCAACTAGAGCTATTGAACTTGAGAGGAAATTAGAAGTAACCCTTACAAACTGCAGTGGATGTGGAACTCAG GTTTACATGAATAAGTTGCGATCCCATAATGCAACGTGTGCAAAATATCAGGAGTTTATTTCTGAGGGGGTGAAAGCTTCTATGAAGGATCAGCATCCCAGCCTTAg CATGCCCAATCGCTTTACTTTTACTTGTCCATTCTGCAATGCAAAAAACTTGGACCAAGATGGCTTGGTTGAGCATTGTATTTCAAACCATACTGGAGAATATGCAAAAAAG GTTTGCCCAATTTGCTCCTCCATGCCGTGGGGTGACCCAAACTTCAGAAGTGCAGACTTGATACAACATTTGAAAATTCGTCATAGATTTTCATATGATACTTTTGTG GATTATAATGTGGATGAAGACGAAATGCTCCAGGAAGCCATTGAACTTTCACTCCAAGATAGAAGTATGAGATATTAG